The following proteins are encoded in a genomic region of Thioflexithrix psekupsensis:
- a CDS encoding DUF488 family protein, with amino-acid sequence MIKIFTIGFTKKTAKQFFLNLKKAGVKCVIDARLNNTSQLAGFTKKEDLKFFLQEICNIDYLHLPNLAPTKIILETYKNTKNWKLYEEQFINLMTSRQIETLDPKIINNSCLLCSEETPEFCHRRLVAEYLYAKWEQVEIQHL; translated from the coding sequence ATGATTAAAATATTCACTATTGGATTTACTAAAAAAACAGCCAAACAGTTTTTTTTAAATCTTAAAAAAGCGGGCGTAAAATGCGTTATTGATGCCCGTTTAAATAACACATCACAACTTGCAGGATTTACCAAAAAAGAAGATTTAAAATTTTTCTTGCAAGAAATTTGCAATATTGACTATTTGCATCTTCCCAATCTCGCACCCACTAAAATCATATTAGAAACTTATAAAAATACAAAAAATTGGAAATTATATGAAGAGCAATTCATAAACTTAATGACTTCTCGCCAAATTGAAACTTTAGACCCAAAAATAATAAATAACTCCTGTTTATTATGCAGTGAAGAAACGCCTGAATTTTGTCATCGCAGATTAGTGGCGGAATATCTTTATGCAAAATGGGAACAAGTAGAAATTCAACATCTTTAA
- a CDS encoding DUF488 family protein has product MNNILYSIGHSNHDITAFIDLLKINAITAIADVRSQPYSRYASQYNMESLKTFLLQADISYVFLGKELGARSSDISCYQHGKLQFSKLAQQSQFIQGLERLKKGMKSYSIALLCAEKDPIECHRAILVARQLHNENILVKHIHADGSTETQNNMEDRLLHLCKLPESDMFNTREQLLNKAYEIQAERIAYADNTMKEVAA; this is encoded by the coding sequence ATGAACAATATACTCTATAGCATAGGTCATTCTAACCATGATATTACTGCATTTATTGATTTATTAAAAATAAATGCGATTACTGCAATTGCTGATGTGCGTTCTCAGCCTTACAGCCGTTATGCGTCACAATACAATATGGAATCACTAAAAACATTCCTTTTGCAAGCGGATATATCTTATGTTTTCTTAGGTAAAGAATTGGGGGCGCGTTCAAGCGATATTTCTTGTTATCAACATGGTAAATTACAGTTTTCCAAATTAGCACAACAGTCACAATTTATTCAAGGATTAGAAAGACTCAAAAAAGGAATGAAAAGCTATTCTATAGCGTTATTATGTGCTGAAAAAGACCCTATTGAGTGCCATCGTGCCATCTTAGTTGCTCGCCAGCTTCACAATGAAAATATTTTGGTGAAACATATCCATGCTGATGGTTCAACCGAAACGCAGAATAACATGGAAGATCGTCTTTTACATTTATGCAAATTACCTGAATCTGATATGTTCAATACACGAGAACAATTACTTAATAAAGCCTATGAAATTCAAGCAGAACGAATTGCTTATGCTGACAACACCATGAAAGAAGTTGCAGCATGA
- a CDS encoding dual OB domain-containing protein, translating to MPKRSIIITDLTKFKRDNPAICLAGIDVITGECVRPLPYLTQDFCKEHGIKPRVILSGEFLPVSNRQKPHLEDENYRLDTLKIQGTLSAIQFKQLLDKSLSKNIISGFNMEKLPNEQKEAKKIAPHPDLDKSIITIKPIKIKIIKSDYEEKYKLHLTDSTGINYPFLPIVDYYFTRDINNCEEFNAALTDKEIYLRVGLGRIYNDFYWIQINGIYIF from the coding sequence ATGCCAAAGCGATCTATTATCATTACTGATCTTACAAAATTTAAACGCGACAATCCCGCAATTTGTCTCGCGGGAATTGACGTTATTACAGGTGAATGTGTTAGACCTTTGCCTTATTTAACACAAGATTTTTGTAAAGAACACGGCATAAAGCCACGTGTTATTTTATCGGGTGAATTTCTACCTGTTTCTAATCGCCAAAAGCCTCATTTAGAGGACGAAAATTATCGGCTAGATACCTTAAAAATTCAAGGTACTTTGTCAGCCATTCAGTTTAAACAACTGCTAGATAAATCCTTATCTAAAAATATTATTAGCGGATTTAATATGGAAAAATTGCCCAATGAACAAAAAGAAGCAAAAAAAATTGCACCGCACCCCGATTTAGACAAGTCAATTATCACTATTAAACCCATAAAAATTAAAATTATCAAAAGTGATTATGAAGAAAAATATAAATTACATTTGACAGATTCAACAGGAATAAACTATCCTTTTCTTCCAATAGTGGATTATTATTTTACGCGAGACATCAATAATTGTGAAGAATTTAATGCCGCCCTGACAGACAAAGAAATTTATTTAAGAGTGGGTTTAGGCAGAATTTACAATGATTTTTACTGGATTCAAATAAACGGAATATATATTTTTTAA
- a CDS encoding Eco57I restriction-modification methylase domain-containing protein yields the protein MPHMLNLSALRDAIQSFNFQLLFDELGWNRAEKKRPFSLSLDESDFLCQAIAELGRVQVFVIQAKNNAFPHAKQRAQIARQITEFYSAENVLIFTDKKTKAVFFWLKQTEKNPAPREHVYFCGQSGDALMSKLASLWVDYSELNHEGDLSLLEVLKRLKKALDIEPVTKKFYAEFANLLDEFVAHIHGIPHEHDKRWYASVLVNRIMFIWFLQKKGFLDHGNRDYLPCYLNLFQEKQTDIFYPQFLRILFFEGFAKPAAERSEKAACLGHIPYLNGGLFLEHVLEVRYRDTLIIPDQAFLRLFKLFDNYSWSLDDSPTGNDNEINPDVLGYIFEKYINQKAFGAYYTRREITEYLSQQTIHRLILNRLNSPEIPDVCEAIAFDGIDELLTHLDGSLKNRLLSQVLPTLKLLDPACGSGAFLVAAMKTLVDIYQAAYATHLSTHELYEIKKQIITHNLFGVDIMDEATEIAKLRLFLALVASVEKADDLEPLPNVDFNIMAGHSLIGLLSVDGKEFDQFSLLEKDKVLSYSQLLTEKNRMIALYREATLFSKDLRQLRESIEQAREKAQLVLNQLLLNEFNALKIKFEQATWDEAKNKEGKPIKRILTLADIERLRPFHWGYEFSEVFAQGGFDAIIANPPWDTFKPNGKEFFSSHAESISKNKMSIKDFEKEQSKLLQDSALKKAWLDYLSQFPYISEFLRKTSQFKFQSALVNGKKTGSDLNLYKLFVEQSFNLLQKGGVCGIVIPSGIYTDLGATGLRHLLFEETKINDLFGLSNEKFIFDGIHHSFKFCLLTFEKGLKTTDFYSAFRINPREAIKIDKLLDFLHDRNEHVKLSVDLVKKLSPDSHSIMEFKSILDVRIAEKMLRFPLLGESLDNTWNLKLTREFDMTNDSHLFKTESGAGRLPLYEGKMIHQFTHLWGNAKYWLDEQETRQTLLGKKPDNGQLLDYQNYRLGFRRIASSTNERAMIATILPKNNFASESFNLSEGQFLENSELLFLVSVFNSFVFDYFLRQKISANLNMFYVYQMPVPRLTANDAIFKEIVYRAACLICTTTEFDDLKNTLNQQSIKAITAAIDPDTRLQLRAELDAIIAHLYGLTEHELQHVLNSFPLIEERFKKMILSEFLKTEQHLFV from the coding sequence ATGCCACACATGTTAAATTTATCTGCTTTACGCGATGCCATTCAGTCTTTTAATTTTCAGTTATTGTTCGATGAATTAGGCTGGAATCGGGCTGAGAAAAAAAGACCGTTTTCTTTGTCGCTTGATGAATCTGATTTTTTGTGTCAGGCGATTGCGGAATTAGGACGGGTTCAGGTTTTTGTTATTCAGGCAAAAAATAATGCGTTTCCTCACGCTAAACAACGCGCCCAAATTGCACGGCAAATTACGGAATTTTATAGCGCGGAAAATGTGTTAATTTTTACGGATAAAAAAACTAAAGCTGTCTTTTTTTGGTTGAAACAAACAGAGAAAAATCCCGCACCACGTGAACATGTTTATTTTTGCGGCCAATCTGGCGATGCTTTAATGAGTAAATTGGCTTCGCTTTGGGTCGATTATTCAGAGTTAAATCATGAGGGTGATTTGTCTTTATTAGAAGTTTTAAAACGACTTAAAAAGGCTTTGGATATTGAACCCGTTACTAAAAAATTCTATGCCGAATTCGCTAATTTATTAGATGAATTTGTGGCGCATATTCACGGCATTCCTCATGAACATGATAAACGTTGGTATGCGTCGGTTTTGGTGAATCGCATTATGTTTATTTGGTTTTTGCAGAAAAAAGGCTTTTTAGACCATGGTAATCGTGATTATTTACCCTGTTATTTAAATTTGTTTCAAGAAAAACAAACTGATATTTTTTATCCTCAATTCCTACGAATTTTGTTTTTTGAAGGCTTCGCTAAACCCGCCGCAGAACGCTCCGAAAAAGCCGCATGTTTGGGGCATATTCCTTATTTGAATGGCGGATTGTTTTTAGAGCATGTTTTAGAAGTGCGTTATCGAGATACGTTAATAATTCCTGATCAGGCTTTTTTACGGTTGTTTAAATTGTTTGATAATTATTCGTGGAGTTTAGATGATTCGCCGACGGGAAATGATAATGAAATTAATCCTGATGTCTTAGGTTATATTTTTGAGAAATATATTAATCAAAAAGCCTTCGGTGCTTATTATACGCGACGAGAAATCACTGAATATTTGTCTCAACAAACGATTCACCGTTTAATTTTAAATCGGCTTAATTCACCTGAAATTCCTGATGTGTGTGAGGCGATTGCTTTTGATGGAATAGATGAATTATTGACGCATCTTGATGGTTCTTTAAAAAATCGCTTATTGTCTCAAGTATTGCCTACGTTAAAATTACTCGATCCCGCGTGCGGATCGGGCGCGTTTTTGGTCGCGGCAATGAAAACTTTAGTGGATATTTATCAAGCCGCTTATGCCACGCATCTTTCTACACATGAATTGTACGAAATTAAAAAGCAAATTATTACGCATAATTTATTCGGTGTGGATATTATGGATGAAGCCACCGAAATCGCTAAATTACGCTTGTTTTTGGCCTTGGTTGCGTCGGTGGAAAAAGCAGATGATTTAGAGCCTTTGCCTAATGTGGATTTTAATATTATGGCGGGGCATTCTTTAATCGGTTTACTTTCGGTGGATGGTAAAGAATTTGATCAGTTTTCTTTGCTTGAAAAAGATAAAGTATTGTCTTATTCGCAATTATTAACTGAAAAAAATCGCATGATTGCTTTATATCGAGAAGCAACTTTGTTTAGTAAAGATTTACGGCAATTACGCGAATCAATTGAACAAGCCAGAGAAAAAGCGCAATTGGTGTTAAATCAGTTATTGTTAAATGAGTTTAATGCTTTAAAAATTAAATTTGAACAAGCCACTTGGGATGAGGCGAAAAATAAGGAAGGTAAGCCCATAAAAAGAATATTAACTCTTGCAGATATTGAGCGGTTACGGCCATTTCATTGGGGCTATGAATTTAGCGAGGTTTTTGCACAAGGCGGCTTTGATGCCATTATCGCTAATCCGCCTTGGGATACTTTTAAGCCGAATGGTAAGGAATTTTTTAGTTCTCATGCAGAATCGATTAGTAAAAATAAAATGTCTATTAAGGATTTTGAGAAAGAACAAAGCAAATTGTTACAAGATTCCGCGCTTAAAAAAGCATGGTTGGATTATTTAAGTCAATTTCCATATATCAGTGAGTTTTTACGCAAAACATCACAATTTAAGTTTCAATCCGCGCTCGTTAATGGAAAGAAAACAGGCAGTGATTTGAATTTGTATAAATTATTTGTTGAGCAAAGTTTTAATTTATTGCAAAAAGGCGGCGTGTGCGGAATTGTGATTCCCAGTGGAATTTATACCGATTTAGGCGCGACAGGTTTACGGCATTTGTTGTTTGAAGAGACAAAAATTAATGATTTATTTGGATTAAGCAATGAAAAATTTATTTTTGATGGCATTCATCATTCTTTTAAATTTTGTTTATTAACTTTTGAAAAAGGTTTAAAAACCACTGATTTTTATTCAGCTTTTCGGATAAATCCAAGAGAAGCAATTAAAATTGATAAATTGCTTGATTTTCTACATGATAGAAATGAGCATGTTAAATTATCTGTTGATTTAGTTAAAAAATTATCTCCAGATTCTCACTCCATTATGGAGTTTAAATCAATATTAGATGTGCGAATTGCCGAGAAAATGTTGCGTTTTCCGCTATTAGGAGAATCGTTAGATAACACTTGGAATTTAAAATTAACTCGTGAATTTGATATGACTAACGACAGTCATTTATTTAAAACTGAATCAGGCGCGGGACGCTTGCCGCTTTATGAAGGTAAAATGATTCACCAATTCACGCATTTATGGGGAAATGCAAAATATTGGCTTGATGAACAAGAAACAAGACAAACTTTATTGGGTAAAAAACCAGATAATGGGCAGTTATTGGATTATCAAAATTATCGTTTAGGATTTCGACGAATTGCAAGCAGTACAAACGAACGAGCAATGATCGCAACCATTCTACCTAAAAATAACTTTGCTTCAGAATCTTTTAATCTTTCTGAGGGGCAATTTTTAGAAAATTCAGAATTGCTATTTTTAGTTTCTGTATTTAATAGTTTTGTTTTTGACTACTTTCTGAGACAAAAAATTTCTGCAAATTTAAATATGTTTTATGTTTATCAAATGCCCGTTCCTCGCCTAACTGCAAACGATGCTATTTTTAAAGAAATCGTTTATCGTGCGGCGTGTTTAATTTGCACCACGACGGAATTTGACGACTTAAAAAACACCCTAAACCAACAATCAATTAAAGCTATTACAGCCGCTATTGATCCCGACACTCGCCTACAACTCCGCGCCGAATTAGATGCCATTATCGCCCATTTATACGGCCTGACAGAACACGAATTGCAACATGTTTTAAATAGTTTTCCCCTCATTGAAGAACGGTTTAAAAAAATGATTTTAAGTGAATTTTTAAAAACAGAACAACATCTTTTTGTCTGA
- the dapF gene encoding diaminopimelate epimerase has product MMKLPFTKMQGLGNDFVVIESLTTPRELTPEQIRFLANRHFGVGCDQVLWVGASEQEGVDFTYRIFNADGGEVFQCGNGVRCFARYVFDKGFTTKTNCVVQTKAGIMRPVLEPDGLVTVEMGQARFLPAQIPLRTSEQATRYQLDVAGETVEFGAVSLGNPHAVLQVDSVDTAPVDSLGRLLESHRFFPERVNVGFMEVISASDIRLRVFERGVGETLACGSGACAAVIIGRLWSKLSDTVTVQLRGGELRIRWSGDINSPIWMTGPAVTVFEGVIEL; this is encoded by the coding sequence ATGATGAAATTACCATTTACCAAAATGCAAGGATTAGGCAATGACTTTGTCGTGATCGAATCATTGACCACTCCGCGAGAACTCACACCAGAACAAATTCGTTTCCTAGCCAATCGTCATTTTGGCGTGGGTTGCGATCAGGTCTTGTGGGTGGGCGCGAGTGAACAGGAAGGCGTGGATTTTACGTATCGTATTTTTAATGCCGACGGTGGAGAAGTATTTCAATGTGGCAATGGTGTACGTTGTTTTGCGCGTTACGTGTTTGACAAAGGCTTCACCACAAAAACAAATTGTGTAGTACAAACTAAAGCGGGTATTATGCGTCCTGTATTAGAGCCAGATGGTTTAGTGACCGTAGAAATGGGACAAGCGCGTTTTTTACCCGCCCAAATTCCCCTGCGCACTTCAGAACAAGCCACCCGCTACCAATTGGATGTCGCGGGAGAAACGGTAGAATTTGGTGCCGTGTCTTTGGGTAATCCTCATGCAGTGTTACAAGTGGATTCCGTAGACACCGCGCCTGTGGACAGTTTAGGACGTTTGTTAGAATCACATCGTTTTTTTCCCGAACGGGTCAATGTGGGTTTTATGGAGGTAATATCTGCGTCAGACATTCGTTTACGGGTATTTGAGCGCGGCGTGGGCGAAACGTTAGCGTGTGGCAGTGGCGCGTGTGCGGCGGTGATCATTGGGCGTTTATGGTCAAAATTGTCAGACACCGTAACGGTACAACTCCGTGGCGGAGAATTACGTATTCGATGGTCAGGAGACATCAACAGCCCTATTTGGATGACAGGCCCCGCAGTGACCGTATTTGAAGGAGTCATTGAACTGTAA
- a CDS encoding hydrogenase expression/formation C-terminal domain-containing protein produces MSLEDIPVSVERSISPAYFSTGNTLPLLHEISHALARLLRENEPTVLDLRSLPLSPADDEQLRQHLGVGEITVQLDSLGKSEIWETQFPAVWWIEHFNDHNELMGRYLEINWIPAIIQAPPEDVEEGLMRLQEKLLNNNN; encoded by the coding sequence ATGTCTCTGGAAGACATCCCTGTTAGTGTAGAACGTTCAATCTCTCCCGCTTATTTTTCTACGGGTAACACCCTGCCGTTGTTGCATGAAATCAGTCACGCTTTAGCCCGCCTGTTGCGAGAAAATGAGCCGACCGTGCTGGATTTGCGTAGTTTACCGTTATCCCCGGCTGATGATGAACAATTACGCCAACATTTAGGTGTGGGCGAAATTACGGTGCAATTAGACAGTTTAGGAAAAAGTGAAATTTGGGAAACGCAATTTCCTGCGGTATGGTGGATTGAACACTTTAATGATCACAATGAACTGATGGGGCGTTATTTAGAAATAAACTGGATACCTGCCATTATTCAAGCTCCTCCTGAAGATGTTGAAGAGGGCTTAATGCGTTTGCAAGAAAAACTATTAAATAATAATAATTAG
- a CDS encoding hydrogenase small subunit: MVTKTIGEHLRSQGISRRGFLKFCTGMASMMALPPSMVPRIVQAMENTPRPSVIWLSFQECTGCTESITRSASPTLESLIFDSISLDYHHTLFAASGDGAEHAREEAMQKHKGEYLLIVDGSIPLGNPGYSTVAGESNLDILKHVAKDAAAIIAIGTCAAYGGIPKANPNPTGAVSVEDIIKDKPIINIPGCPPIPVVMTATIVQLVAFGLPAMELDHLKRPLSFFGQNIHDRCYRRPFYDKGLFAETFDDEGAKRGWCLYKVGCKGPTTYNACATTKWNGGVSFPIEAGHGCLGCSEPNFWDAGSFYKALSVPISDIPRTVAYGAAAGAAIGLGAAALNAQKKAKAVSQREVVTINDLEREEK; the protein is encoded by the coding sequence ATGGTCACAAAAACCATCGGGGAACACTTGCGAAGTCAAGGAATTAGCCGCCGAGGTTTCTTGAAATTCTGTACGGGCATGGCATCGATGATGGCGTTACCGCCGTCAATGGTGCCGAGAATCGTACAAGCAATGGAAAACACGCCCAGACCTTCAGTGATCTGGTTATCTTTTCAAGAATGTACAGGCTGTACGGAATCTATTACTCGTTCTGCAAGTCCCACCTTAGAAAGTCTAATTTTTGATAGCATTTCTCTTGATTATCATCACACCTTATTTGCTGCTTCTGGTGATGGCGCGGAACATGCGCGTGAAGAAGCCATGCAAAAGCATAAAGGCGAATATTTATTGATCGTGGATGGTTCAATTCCGTTGGGAAATCCGGGTTATTCTACTGTTGCGGGCGAGAGCAATCTGGACATATTGAAACACGTGGCAAAAGATGCGGCGGCGATTATTGCGATTGGGACGTGTGCGGCCTATGGCGGCATTCCCAAAGCCAACCCTAATCCCACTGGTGCGGTTTCTGTCGAAGATATTATTAAAGACAAGCCGATTATTAATATTCCCGGTTGTCCTCCGATTCCCGTTGTGATGACAGCGACAATTGTGCAGTTGGTTGCTTTTGGATTACCTGCAATGGAATTGGATCATTTGAAGCGTCCGTTGTCGTTTTTTGGGCAGAATATTCATGATCGTTGTTATCGTCGTCCGTTTTACGATAAAGGTTTATTTGCGGAAACGTTTGACGATGAGGGCGCGAAACGGGGGTGGTGTTTATACAAAGTGGGTTGTAAAGGCCCCACCACGTACAACGCTTGTGCGACAACAAAGTGGAATGGGGGCGTGAGCTTTCCGATTGAAGCGGGACATGGTTGTTTGGGTTGTTCTGAGCCGAATTTCTGGGATGCGGGCAGTTTTTACAAAGCCTTATCCGTGCCAATCTCCGATATTCCGCGCACAGTGGCTTATGGTGCGGCGGCGGGGGCGGCGATTGGTTTGGGTGCGGCGGCATTAAATGCCCAGAAAAAAGCCAAAGCCGTCTCACAACGTGAAGTCGTCACGATCAATGACTTAGAACGGGAGGAGAAATGA
- a CDS encoding (Fe-S)-binding protein, with protein MSAASFERGYNALKAQIDAPIASYFQSCVHCGICASACLFYEETKDPKYTPIHKLEPMRKVWEQEYTLWGRLMSAVGLRKKLTDDELAEWQELIYNSCTLCGRCSLVCPVGNDIVYMVRRIREGMVAAGHAPEGLIGASKRAVTIGSPMGVRLPALEAQIKRLEKSTDLKINMDKSDVDYLVLLSSMEIMNFPEYLEAIARIMRHAGKSWTLSSKAFEATNSGIQIGSFDIAKELVSRVVNAAEELRVKTVISPECGHAYTAIRWEGPNLMGRPFKFKVQHILEVLDDLREQGLLKTEGFAEGRMTFHDPCQLVRRGGVEEPPRRLMNMVVKDFVEMPDAGKWNWCCGGGGGVSSNEDAEELRTKAFKIKVDQIKPLKVDKLVTACANCRIIFEEGLEAYQMEDLPVIGLTEMLAEHLVETKGESA; from the coding sequence ATGAGCGCGGCCAGTTTTGAACGGGGTTATAATGCGTTAAAAGCCCAAATTGATGCGCCCATTGCCAGTTATTTCCAAAGTTGTGTGCATTGTGGCATTTGTGCGTCGGCTTGTTTATTTTATGAAGAGACGAAAGACCCTAAATATACTCCCATTCATAAATTAGAACCGATGCGTAAAGTATGGGAGCAAGAATATACCTTATGGGGACGTTTAATGTCGGCGGTTGGTTTGCGTAAGAAACTGACTGATGACGAATTAGCCGAGTGGCAGGAATTGATTTATAACTCTTGTACCTTATGTGGACGTTGTTCGCTGGTGTGTCCGGTGGGCAATGACATTGTGTACATGGTGCGACGCATTCGGGAAGGCATGGTGGCCGCGGGTCACGCGCCTGAAGGCTTGATCGGCGCGTCGAAACGTGCGGTGACGATTGGCAGCCCGATGGGGGTGCGTTTGCCTGCTTTGGAAGCGCAAATTAAACGCTTAGAAAAATCCACTGATCTGAAGATTAATATGGATAAATCAGATGTGGATTATTTGGTGTTATTGTCATCAATGGAAATTATGAATTTCCCTGAGTATTTAGAAGCGATTGCCCGCATTATGCGCCATGCAGGAAAATCTTGGACATTGAGCAGTAAAGCCTTTGAAGCGACGAATAGCGGCATTCAAATTGGTTCTTTCGATATTGCCAAAGAATTGGTGTCAAGAGTGGTGAATGCGGCCGAAGAATTGCGCGTGAAAACGGTGATTAGTCCAGAATGCGGCCATGCTTATACGGCAATTCGTTGGGAAGGACCTAATTTAATGGGGCGGCCGTTTAAATTTAAAGTCCAACATATTTTAGAAGTATTGGACGATTTGCGTGAGCAAGGTTTGTTAAAAACAGAAGGTTTTGCCGAAGGGCGCATGACATTCCATGATCCGTGTCAATTGGTGCGGCGCGGCGGGGTAGAAGAACCGCCACGGCGTTTAATGAACATGGTGGTAAAAGACTTTGTGGAAATGCCTGACGCGGGCAAATGGAACTGGTGTTGTGGTGGAGGCGGCGGCGTTTCTTCTAATGAAGATGCTGAAGAATTGCGCACTAAAGCTTTTAAGATTAAAGTCGATCAAATTAAGCCATTAAAAGTGGATAAATTGGTGACGGCGTGCGCGAATTGTCGCATTATTTTTGAAGAAGGCTTAGAAGCCTATCAAATGGAGGATTTACCCGTGATCGGTTTGACGGAAATGTTAGCCGAACATTTAGTTGAAACGAAAGGAGAAAGCGCATGA
- a CDS encoding nickel-dependent hydrogenase large subunit has translation MNQRVVVDPITRIEGHLRIEAQMGEDNTIQSAYSSGTSVRGLELILRGRDPRDAWVFAQRICGVCTLVHGMASVRAVEDALDYDIPPNAQLIRNLMIGAQYIHDHVMHFYHLHALDWVDVVSALNADPKATAELAQSISSHPNSSPGYFSDTQNKLKKFVESGQLGIFSQGYWGHPEYRLPAEANLLAVSHYLEALAWQREVAKLHAIFGGKNPHPNFVVGGVPCPIDLNSDSALNSKKLSEVSKLIDLMQTFVEHVYVPDTLAIASFYKDWFKKGEGLGNFMTYGDFPISGLNGQNDLLIPAGVILNRDLSTVHPLDLNDPEQVQEFVAHAWYDYSVGKDQGLHPYDGETNLNYTGPTPPYKQLEVEKEYSWCKSPRWRNHSVEVGPLARMLMLVATGNEAAKELVNSTLSRLELPVDALYSTMGRTAARTLETKLIADMMQAWFRQLSTNIKNGDTKTFNDRLWDPSTWPKTAKGVGFMEAPRGGLGHWIVIEDGKISNYQAVVPSTWNSGPRDAQGVPGAYEAALQGHPLHDAKQPLEILRTIHSFDPCIACAIHLHDADGEENILQIQAC, from the coding sequence ATGAATCAGCGTGTCGTCGTTGATCCCATTACTCGCATTGAAGGGCATTTAAGAATTGAAGCCCAAATGGGAGAAGACAATACTATCCAATCCGCTTATTCTTCGGGAACTTCAGTACGCGGTTTAGAATTGATTTTGCGCGGGCGTGATCCGCGTGATGCGTGGGTTTTTGCGCAACGGATTTGTGGCGTATGTACGTTGGTGCATGGTATGGCTTCTGTGCGTGCCGTAGAAGATGCGTTGGATTATGACATTCCACCGAATGCGCAATTGATTCGTAATTTGATGATTGGTGCGCAATATATTCACGACCATGTGATGCACTTTTATCATCTTCATGCGTTAGATTGGGTGGATGTGGTGTCTGCGTTAAATGCTGACCCTAAAGCCACGGCGGAATTGGCACAATCGATCAGTTCCCATCCGAACTCTTCTCCGGGTTATTTTAGCGACACGCAAAATAAGCTAAAGAAATTCGTAGAAAGTGGTCAATTGGGTATTTTTTCTCAAGGCTATTGGGGACATCCTGAATATCGTTTGCCTGCCGAGGCGAATTTATTAGCGGTTTCGCATTATTTAGAAGCCTTAGCGTGGCAAAGAGAAGTGGCGAAATTACACGCGATTTTCGGCGGTAAAAATCCTCATCCTAATTTTGTTGTGGGCGGTGTGCCTTGTCCTATTGATCTGAATTCTGACTCGGCATTGAACAGTAAGAAATTGTCAGAAGTCAGTAAATTAATTGATCTGATGCAAACCTTTGTGGAACATGTTTATGTTCCTGATACGTTAGCCATTGCCAGTTTTTATAAAGATTGGTTTAAAAAAGGCGAAGGTTTGGGGAATTTCATGACTTATGGCGATTTCCCGATCAGTGGTTTAAATGGTCAAAATGATTTGTTAATTCCTGCGGGCGTGATTTTAAATCGGGATTTATCCACGGTGCATCCTTTGGATTTAAATGATCCAGAGCAAGTGCAGGAATTTGTGGCTCATGCGTGGTACGATTACAGTGTGGGTAAAGATCAAGGTTTGCATCCCTACGATGGCGAAACCAACCTAAATTACACCGGGCCAACGCCGCCTTACAAGCAGTTAGAGGTGGAAAAGGAATATTCTTGGTGTAAATCGCCGCGTTGGCGTAATCATTCGGTAGAAGTCGGGCCATTGGCGCGGATGCTGATGTTGGTGGCGACGGGCAACGAAGCGGCTAAGGAGTTGGTCAACAGTACCTTGAGCCGTTTGGAATTACCTGTAGATGCTCTGTATTCAACAATGGGACGCACGGCCGCCCGCACGTTGGAAACGAAGTTAATCGCCGATATGATGCAAGCGTGGTTTCGCCAGCTTTCCACTAATATTAAGAATGGCGACACAAAAACGTTTAATGATCGCTTGTGGGATCCGTCCACGTGGCCGAAAACGGCTAAAGGGGTGGGTTTTATGGAAGCTCCGCGGGGCGGTTTGGGACATTGGATTGTGATTGAAGATGGGAAAATCTCGAATTATCAAGCGGTTGTTCCCAGCACGTGGAATTCAGGCCCCCGCGACGCGCAAGGTGTTCCCGGTGCCTATGAAGCCGCATTACAAGGTCATCCCTTGCACGATGCCAAGCAGCCCTTAGAAATTCTACGTACCATTCACAGTTTCGATCCTTGCATTGCCTGCGCGATTCATCTGCACGATGCCGATGGAGAAGAGAATATTCTGCAAATTCAAGCCTGCTAA